Proteins co-encoded in one Sporosarcina sp. FSL K6-1522 genomic window:
- the ytvI gene encoding sporulation integral membrane protein YtvI: MAKWLTKRHVIISVSILLILLICIFILPVSLPIIFALLTAILIDPLVKLVEKKCKWKRGISVMSVFLMILAVIASISYYTITRLFGKVIELTKAAPDYFNSLSGVWIDSHSKLFQYTSGMPDEVVKAIQKEFKSIFESMRESILSLLSYDRMMILMTEIPNFLVSFIVYIIALVLFMLELPELKKMLFRHLTTATAEKVRYMITKLNAVIFGFIKAQLLVSLIILAVTFIGLLFITPKYAITMSIIIWIIDIIPILGSIIILAPWSLYLLISGDIATGTQLAVLAIILLIIRRTVEPKVMGSQIGLSPLPTLISMFIGLKLIGFLGFFVGPLIVILFTTAREAGVIKVNFRI, from the coding sequence TTGGCGAAATGGCTTACGAAACGTCATGTAATTATCAGCGTCAGTATACTATTGATACTCCTTATTTGTATCTTTATCCTTCCTGTTTCACTGCCTATCATTTTTGCATTACTAACTGCAATCCTGATTGATCCACTCGTAAAATTAGTAGAGAAAAAATGCAAATGGAAACGCGGCATCTCCGTCATGTCGGTTTTTCTTATGATTCTTGCCGTTATTGCCTCCATTAGTTATTACACTATCACCCGGTTATTCGGAAAAGTGATCGAACTAACCAAAGCTGCCCCCGACTATTTCAACTCGCTTTCAGGCGTATGGATTGACAGTCATAGCAAGTTGTTCCAATACACCTCCGGCATGCCTGACGAAGTCGTTAAGGCCATTCAAAAAGAATTCAAGAGTATATTCGAGTCTATGCGCGAATCAATCCTCAGCTTGCTCAGCTATGACAGAATGATGATCCTCATGACGGAGATTCCAAATTTTCTTGTGAGCTTTATCGTCTACATCATTGCACTGGTACTCTTCATGCTCGAATTACCCGAACTGAAAAAAATGTTATTCCGGCACTTAACAACAGCCACGGCAGAAAAAGTTCGCTATATGATCACCAAACTCAATGCTGTCATTTTTGGCTTCATAAAAGCACAGCTACTCGTCAGTCTCATCATCTTAGCCGTGACATTTATCGGGCTGCTATTCATCACTCCAAAGTATGCTATTACGATGTCCATCATCATCTGGATTATTGATATTATTCCTATTCTCGGTTCCATCATCATCCTGGCACCTTGGTCACTCTACCTACTCATTAGCGGAGATATCGCCACAGGCACACAATTGGCCGTTTTAGCTATCATTTTACTCATCATCCGACGAACAGTCGAACCTAAGGTAATGGGCTCTCAAATCGGCTTGTCCCCTTTGCCGACATTGATTTCTATGTTTATCGGCTTAAAGCTGATAGGCTTTCTTGGCTTTTTCGTCGGCCCCCTGATTGTCATCCTTTTCACAACTGCTCGTGAAGCTGGAGTCATTAAAGTAAATTTTCGTATCTAG